A window of the Paenibacillus woosongensis genome harbors these coding sequences:
- a CDS encoding glycoside hydrolase family 3 protein has product MENHYQFPFQNPDLPLNERVNDLISRFTTEEKIQLMCQYQAEIPRLGVKKYKHGTEGAHGVAWLGEATVFPQNTGLACTWNPELMHEIGAVIADEARVYYQRDPAINGLTIWAPTVDMERDPRWGRTEEAYGEDPCLTGRLTTELIKGMQGDHPFYYKTVATLKHFYGNNNEIDRGSASVSIDPRNKREYYLKAFEAPFREGRAGSMMTAYNGINGTPCNLNNEVNEIVKGEWGMDGFVVGDAGDVLGTVMDHGYVQSYAEAVAGSVKAGIDSITDDQDISFQALRDALEQGILAESDLDHALRNTFRVRFRLGEFDPDDRNPYSHVPESKLCAPEHSALSRRAAQESIVLLKNEGLLPLPKGQGSVAVIGPLANEAYTDWYSGTPAYKITPLQGVMEQLGTSRVHFSTGNNRVRLRSAENGNYISVAPEDGQLRADTVSAEQAEVFECTDWGWDSLTLRALGNGKFITERDHGQGGGIAAVSEEASGWFVKEVFSFAKGEKDALVMKSWEGKAIIEDENKRLVVAEVEQAAAAVSGFYVEVVQDGLKEAVDTAKSADTAIVFVGNNPFINGKETTDRADIMLPPSQQAMIQAVHAANPNTVVVIVGSYPFAVNWEKEYVPSIIFTSHGGQELGHAVGDVLFGDYNPAGRLNMTWYKSASELPDMMDYDIIKGKRTYQYFEGEALFPFGHGLSYTEFAYSDLTLSAVKVSENESVTVSVNVRNAGQLDGDEVVQLYVRANHSRVVRPLKTLGGFRRIHLAAGASATVTFELHSADLAFWDVTRDRYCVERGTYTLMVGRSSGDIMLETSLEVEGEQIPARMAAAPVRAVNYDDYEGVFIDECREGGESVACKSEEGWIAFHDMEFGSEAQRFEARVSGAIRGGEIEIALDAADGPAAAQCRVLPTGGPQAWTTISVPVEAVSGRRQLYLRLKGEVRLSWFRIV; this is encoded by the coding sequence GTGGAGAATCATTACCAGTTTCCATTTCAGAATCCCGATTTGCCGCTGAACGAGCGGGTGAACGACCTGATCTCGAGATTTACGACGGAAGAGAAGATTCAATTAATGTGTCAATACCAAGCGGAGATTCCCCGGCTGGGCGTAAAAAAATACAAGCATGGCACCGAAGGGGCGCACGGCGTAGCCTGGCTTGGCGAAGCGACTGTGTTTCCGCAAAATACGGGCCTTGCCTGCACGTGGAATCCCGAGCTGATGCATGAAATCGGCGCGGTCATTGCCGATGAAGCCCGGGTGTATTACCAGCGTGATCCGGCCATCAACGGCCTGACGATCTGGGCGCCGACGGTCGATATGGAGCGCGATCCCCGCTGGGGCCGGACCGAGGAGGCGTATGGGGAAGATCCGTGCTTGACCGGACGCTTGACGACTGAGCTAATTAAGGGAATGCAGGGAGACCATCCTTTCTACTATAAGACGGTAGCCACCTTGAAGCATTTCTATGGGAACAATAACGAGATTGACCGTGGCAGCGCTTCGGTCAGCATCGACCCTCGGAATAAGCGCGAGTACTATTTGAAGGCGTTTGAAGCGCCATTCCGTGAAGGTCGCGCTGGCTCAATGATGACTGCGTATAACGGCATCAACGGGACGCCGTGCAACTTGAACAATGAAGTCAACGAAATTGTCAAAGGCGAATGGGGCATGGACGGCTTTGTCGTGGGCGATGCCGGGGACGTGCTGGGAACGGTTATGGATCACGGTTATGTCCAGTCTTATGCCGAGGCGGTCGCAGGCTCGGTAAAGGCGGGAATCGACAGCATCACCGATGACCAGGACATTTCATTCCAGGCGCTGCGCGATGCGCTGGAGCAAGGCATTCTGGCAGAGAGCGATTTAGATCATGCGCTGCGCAACACCTTTCGGGTTCGCTTCCGTCTAGGAGAGTTCGATCCGGATGACCGCAATCCTTACAGCCATGTGCCGGAGTCGAAGCTTTGCGCGCCGGAGCACTCGGCCCTGTCGCGGAGAGCGGCTCAGGAATCGATCGTGCTGCTGAAGAACGAGGGACTGCTGCCGCTGCCGAAGGGGCAGGGCTCCGTTGCCGTGATCGGACCGCTTGCAAATGAGGCTTATACCGACTGGTATAGCGGCACGCCGGCATACAAAATTACGCCGCTTCAGGGCGTGATGGAGCAGTTAGGCACGAGCCGGGTCCATTTTTCTACGGGAAATAACCGGGTTCGTCTTCGTTCTGCCGAGAACGGAAATTATATTTCCGTTGCTCCCGAAGACGGGCAGCTCAGAGCGGACACGGTATCTGCCGAGCAAGCCGAAGTATTCGAATGCACGGACTGGGGCTGGGACAGCCTTACGTTGCGGGCGCTGGGCAACGGCAAATTCATCACAGAACGCGACCACGGACAGGGCGGAGGCATTGCCGCTGTCTCGGAGGAGGCCAGCGGCTGGTTCGTCAAAGAGGTGTTCAGCTTCGCCAAAGGCGAGAAGGACGCGCTCGTCATGAAATCCTGGGAAGGCAAGGCAATCATCGAGGATGAGAACAAGCGGCTGGTCGTCGCCGAAGTAGAGCAGGCTGCTGCAGCTGTAAGCGGATTTTATGTAGAGGTCGTGCAGGACGGGCTGAAGGAGGCTGTCGATACGGCGAAATCTGCCGATACGGCCATTGTATTTGTCGGCAACAATCCGTTCATCAACGGAAAGGAAACGACGGATCGCGCCGACATTATGCTGCCGCCATCACAGCAGGCCATGATTCAGGCCGTACATGCTGCTAATCCGAATACCGTTGTCGTTATTGTCGGCAGTTACCCGTTTGCGGTCAATTGGGAGAAGGAGTATGTTCCTTCTATTATCTTTACATCGCATGGGGGACAGGAGCTTGGACATGCGGTGGGCGACGTGCTGTTCGGAGATTACAATCCGGCTGGACGTTTGAATATGACCTGGTACAAATCGGCCTCCGAGCTGCCGGACATGATGGATTATGACATCATCAAGGGCAAAAGAACCTACCAATACTTCGAGGGCGAAGCGCTGTTTCCTTTTGGTCATGGACTCAGTTATACCGAGTTCGCATACAGTGATTTGACTTTAAGCGCCGTTAAAGTATCCGAAAATGAGTCCGTCACCGTATCCGTGAATGTGCGCAACGCTGGGCAACTGGACGGTGACGAGGTCGTTCAGCTGTATGTCCGCGCGAACCACTCTCGGGTTGTACGCCCATTGAAGACGTTAGGCGGGTTCCGGCGCATCCATCTGGCCGCCGGGGCATCGGCTACAGTAACGTTCGAGCTGCACAGCGCCGACCTGGCCTTCTGGGACGTAACCCGGGATCGTTACTGTGTGGAGCGCGGAACATATACGCTGATGGTCGGTCGTTCGTCCGGGGATATCATGCTCGAAACGTCCCTGGAGGTTGAAGGAGAACAGATTCCGGCGCGGATGGCCGCAGCCCCGGTGAGGGCTGTAAACTATGACGACTACGAGGGCGTCTTCATCGACGAATGCCGCGAGGGCGGCGAAAGCGTGGCCTGTAAGTCTGAAGAAGGCTGGATCGCTTTCCATGACATGGAGTTCGGAAGCGAGGCTCAGCGGTTTGAAGCGAGAGTATCGGGAGCTATCCGGGGCGGCGAGATCGAAATCGCGCTGGATGCCGCGGACGGGCCTGCCGCAGCCCAATGCCGGGTGCTGCCGACCGGCGGACCACAGGCATGGACGACGATATCGGTTCCGGTCGAAGCAGTTTCTGGCCGCCGGCAGCTATATTTGAGGCTGAAGGGCGAGGTCCGGCTCAGCTGGTTCCGGATCGTTTGA
- the yicI gene encoding alpha-xylosidase, translating into MKFTDGNWLIREGFTLSTAVQAHDFTIADNKLTAYASTRPIQGRANTINGQLLTIQFHSPLPGVIGVKLVHFAGTVDHGPHFELAGGSGDHVQITENDDYAELKSGNLSVRVNKGPQWSVDFYRGSERITGSAFKSMAHVEENGGAVYMREELDLTVGEWVYGLGERFTSFVKNGQVVDIWNKDGGTSSEQAYKNIPFYITNKGYGVFVNDPGAVSFEVASEKVKKVQFSVPGESLEYFVIDGPEPKEVLNKYTALTGKPSLPPAWTFGLWLTTSFTTNYDEATVNSFVDGMAERDLPLHVFHFDCFWMREFHWTDFKWDERTFPDPEGMLKRLKEKGLKICVWINPYIAQRSALFEEGKKHGYLVKRPNGDVWQWNLWQPGMALVDFTNPDACEWFAGYLRDLVDMGVDSFKTDFGERIPTDVVYHDGSDPVKMHNYYTQLYNKVVFEVLEEKLGKNEAALFARSATAGGQKFPVHWGGDCYADYESMAESLRGGLSLGVSGFGFWSHDIGGFENTAPADVFKRWLAFGLLSSHSRLHGSSSYRVPWAYDDEAVDVTRFFTKLKCRLMPYLFDTAVEATEQGVPTMRAMFLEFPEDPASEMLDRQYMLGDSVLVAPVFSKEGNVAYYLPEGSWTHLLTGETIEGGKWRKENYDFFSLPLFVRPNSILVMGANDVKPDYDYAQDADVRLYQIEDGAQVSRKVRNVKGETELEIAVSREGSTLRITAEGAGKPFNISLHGFGQAASVQGGQLNADGSIAVGAFSGKAEIQVTLK; encoded by the coding sequence ATGAAATTTACAGACGGCAACTGGTTGATTCGTGAAGGATTTACACTGTCGACAGCAGTGCAGGCCCACGATTTTACGATTGCGGATAATAAGCTGACAGCCTATGCTTCAACAAGGCCGATCCAAGGTCGTGCCAATACGATCAACGGCCAACTGCTGACGATTCAATTCCACTCCCCGCTACCAGGCGTCATCGGCGTGAAACTGGTGCATTTTGCTGGTACAGTGGATCACGGTCCTCATTTCGAACTCGCAGGCGGCAGCGGCGATCATGTCCAAATTACGGAAAACGACGATTACGCCGAGCTGAAAAGCGGTAATTTGAGCGTCAGAGTGAACAAGGGGCCGCAATGGTCTGTTGATTTCTACCGCGGTTCGGAGCGCATTACCGGCAGCGCGTTCAAATCCATGGCTCATGTCGAGGAGAACGGCGGCGCGGTATATATGCGCGAAGAACTGGATCTTACGGTAGGCGAATGGGTATACGGGCTTGGAGAACGCTTTACTTCCTTCGTCAAGAACGGTCAAGTCGTGGATATCTGGAATAAAGATGGCGGCACAAGCTCCGAACAAGCTTACAAGAACATTCCTTTTTATATTACGAACAAAGGATACGGGGTATTTGTCAATGATCCGGGCGCTGTTTCCTTTGAAGTAGCTTCCGAGAAGGTCAAGAAAGTACAATTCAGCGTTCCTGGGGAATCGCTTGAGTATTTCGTCATCGACGGTCCTGAGCCGAAAGAGGTTCTGAACAAATATACGGCGCTTACGGGCAAGCCTTCCCTGCCTCCGGCATGGACGTTCGGGCTGTGGCTGACGACGTCGTTTACAACGAACTATGATGAAGCGACGGTCAACTCCTTTGTTGACGGCATGGCGGAAAGAGATTTGCCGCTGCATGTCTTCCACTTTGACTGCTTCTGGATGCGCGAATTCCACTGGACGGATTTCAAATGGGACGAGCGCACTTTCCCGGATCCGGAAGGAATGCTGAAGCGTCTTAAAGAGAAGGGGCTTAAAATTTGCGTCTGGATCAATCCATATATCGCTCAGCGCTCCGCTCTGTTTGAAGAGGGCAAGAAGCATGGCTATCTTGTGAAAAGACCTAACGGCGACGTATGGCAGTGGAATTTGTGGCAGCCGGGAATGGCGCTTGTTGACTTCACGAATCCCGATGCGTGCGAATGGTTCGCAGGCTATCTGCGTGATCTCGTAGATATGGGCGTGGACAGCTTCAAGACCGACTTCGGCGAGCGGATTCCAACAGATGTCGTCTACCATGACGGCTCCGACCCGGTGAAAATGCACAACTACTACACTCAATTGTATAATAAAGTTGTGTTTGAAGTGCTGGAAGAGAAGCTTGGCAAAAATGAAGCGGCATTGTTTGCCCGTTCGGCTACAGCGGGCGGTCAGAAGTTCCCGGTTCACTGGGGCGGCGACTGCTACGCGGACTACGAGTCGATGGCTGAGAGCTTGAGAGGCGGATTGTCTCTTGGCGTATCCGGCTTTGGCTTCTGGAGCCACGATATTGGCGGATTCGAGAATACGGCTCCTGCCGACGTGTTCAAGCGCTGGCTCGCATTCGGACTCCTGTCCAGCCACAGCCGTCTCCATGGAAGCAGCTCTTACCGGGTTCCATGGGCATACGACGATGAGGCGGTAGACGTAACGCGCTTCTTCACGAAGCTGAAATGCCGTCTGATGCCGTACTTGTTCGACACAGCGGTTGAAGCGACGGAGCAGGGCGTGCCGACGATGCGCGCGATGTTCCTGGAGTTCCCGGAAGATCCGGCAAGTGAAATGCTCGACCGTCAATATATGCTGGGCGACTCCGTGCTGGTGGCACCGGTATTCAGCAAGGAAGGCAACGTAGCCTACTACTTGCCGGAAGGCAGCTGGACCCATCTATTGACGGGCGAAACGATCGAAGGCGGAAAATGGCGCAAAGAGAATTACGATTTCTTCAGCCTGCCGCTCTTCGTGCGTCCGAACTCCATCCTCGTTATGGGCGCGAACGATGTCAAACCGGATTATGACTACGCTCAGGACGCAGATGTCAGATTGTATCAAATCGAAGACGGTGCGCAGGTATCCCGGAAAGTTCGCAACGTGAAGGGCGAAACCGAGCTGGAAATCGCGGTATCGCGCGAAGGCTCTACGCTCCGCATTACGGCGGAAGGCGCAGGCAAGCCGTTTAACATCAGTCTGCACGGCTTCGGCCAGGCAGCATCGGTGCAAGGCGGCCAGCTGAATGCCGATGGCAGCATCGCAGTAGGCGCATTCAGCGGCAAAGCGGAAATTCAAGTTACACTTAAATAA
- a CDS encoding AraC family transcriptional regulator, with protein MDQALRRSLKESKTHGDERLPFGTYWYQFGPGEHVVDCHWHEEAEFFYCLEGETLFQVDTDYFVVRAGEAVFIDGGDIHAAHAHGEQGCSFFTLVFGTNMLSSAYYDAVQENLILPLQERKATFPRHISEKHDYGQPLLQHLAAIMDSCEARAPGYEGSVKGHLYLMLSELAVRGQLCNRAATTGNDSFKIERLKKVIHYIQQNYGQQIRLSELAALIPMSEGQLCRFFKSMTRQTPMDYINSYRIRQAVELLREPDRKISDIALEVGYDNISYFIRVFRKAMNCSPSEFRKKWFESIEA; from the coding sequence ATGGATCAAGCATTGCGCCGCTCTCTGAAGGAGAGCAAGACTCATGGCGACGAAAGATTGCCATTTGGCACCTACTGGTACCAGTTCGGCCCAGGCGAGCACGTCGTGGACTGCCATTGGCACGAGGAAGCCGAGTTCTTCTACTGCCTGGAGGGAGAGACGCTGTTCCAGGTAGACACCGATTATTTCGTCGTGCGGGCCGGGGAAGCCGTATTTATCGACGGCGGCGATATTCACGCCGCGCATGCCCATGGAGAACAGGGCTGCTCTTTTTTTACGCTCGTATTTGGAACGAATATGCTGTCCAGCGCTTATTATGACGCTGTTCAGGAGAATTTAATTCTCCCGCTGCAGGAAAGAAAAGCCACGTTCCCCCGTCATATATCCGAAAAGCATGATTACGGACAACCCTTGTTGCAGCACCTGGCAGCGATCATGGACAGCTGTGAGGCGAGAGCTCCCGGATATGAGGGTTCTGTCAAAGGGCATCTCTATCTTATGCTCTCGGAATTAGCGGTACGTGGCCAGCTGTGCAACCGTGCGGCTACGACCGGCAATGACTCCTTCAAAATCGAGCGGCTGAAAAAGGTCATCCATTACATTCAGCAGAACTATGGCCAGCAAATCCGGCTCTCCGAATTAGCCGCGCTCATTCCGATGAGCGAAGGACAGCTGTGCCGCTTCTTCAAATCCATGACCCGGCAGACCCCGATGGATTACATCAATTCCTACCGAATCCGGCAAGCCGTCGAGCTGCTTCGGGAGCCTGACCGCAAAATATCCGACATCGCTCTTGAGGTAGGCTATGACAATATCAGCTATTTCATCCGGGTATTCCGGAAGGCGATGAATTGCTCCCCTTCGGAATTCCGCAAAAAATGGTTCGAATCGATCGAAGCTTAA